Proteins encoded by one window of Massilia sp. NR 4-1:
- a CDS encoding penicillin acylase family protein — MPLAVIAAPAAPVRAGGVGAIEALRLKMAAERVSILRDKWGIAHVYGNTDADAVFGMVYAQAEDDFKRIELNYINAMGRLAEVEGEKALYQDLRMKLFVTPELLKNQYQASPAWLKKLMGAWADGLNFYLHTHPDVQPRLLTRFEPWMALSFSEGSIGGDIESIDLKQLEAFYSKAPQRPQVLPALAMEKEPSGSNGFAIAPALSKSGHALLMINPHTSFYFRPEIHVVSRQGLNAYGAVTWGQFFVYQGFNERLGWMHTSGGADVIDEFVESIAEQDGKLVYQYGKEQRPVKAVAIRLPYKTAQGMAEKTVTAYFTHHGPIVREQDGKWVAVALMNEPLKALTQSYVRTKARNYAAFYKAMELRTNSSNNTVYADADGNIAYFHGNFVPVRDPAFDYTKPVDGSNPATDWKGLHAVKDTIQLFNPKNGWIQNTNNWPFSAAGAYSPRRQDYPAYMSVYPENARGIHAVRVLQNQQDFTLDSLIAAAYDSQLTAFEPLLPQLVRAYDESPASDLLKAGLTEQISLLRDWNMRYSLNSVPTSLAIYWLQELVKTHGPAAREKRMPVLDYLGSQITTQQRLEALTRASARLESDFGSWKTPWGEINRFQRLNGDIVQSFDDDKPSIPVPYASGNWGALAAYGPLTPPKTRRIYGERGNSFVAAVEFGPRIRAKSILAGGQSSDPASPHFMDQAEMYARGEFKEVLFYREDVEKNLERKYHPGE; from the coding sequence ATGCCCTTGGCCGTCATCGCCGCCCCGGCCGCGCCCGTCCGCGCGGGCGGCGTCGGCGCGATCGAGGCGCTGCGCCTGAAAATGGCTGCCGAGCGCGTCAGCATCCTGCGCGATAAATGGGGCATCGCCCACGTCTATGGCAACACCGACGCCGACGCCGTGTTCGGCATGGTGTATGCGCAGGCCGAGGATGATTTCAAGCGTATCGAGCTGAACTACATTAACGCCATGGGCCGCCTGGCCGAGGTCGAGGGCGAGAAGGCGCTGTACCAGGACCTGCGCATGAAGCTCTTCGTCACGCCCGAGCTGTTGAAGAATCAGTACCAGGCCAGCCCGGCCTGGCTGAAGAAGCTGATGGGCGCCTGGGCCGATGGCTTGAACTTCTACCTGCATACGCATCCCGATGTGCAGCCGCGTCTGCTGACCCGCTTCGAACCGTGGATGGCGCTTAGTTTCAGCGAAGGCAGTATCGGCGGCGATATCGAATCGATCGACCTCAAGCAGCTGGAAGCCTTCTATTCCAAGGCGCCGCAGCGGCCGCAGGTATTGCCGGCGCTCGCGATGGAAAAGGAGCCGAGCGGTTCCAACGGCTTCGCCATTGCGCCGGCCCTGAGCAAGTCGGGCCATGCGCTGCTGATGATTAATCCGCATACCTCCTTCTATTTCCGGCCCGAGATCCATGTGGTCAGCCGCCAGGGGCTGAATGCCTATGGCGCCGTGACCTGGGGCCAGTTCTTCGTCTATCAGGGCTTTAACGAGCGCCTGGGCTGGATGCACACCTCGGGCGGCGCCGACGTGATCGACGAGTTCGTGGAAAGCATCGCCGAGCAGGACGGCAAGCTGGTCTACCAGTATGGCAAGGAGCAGCGCCCGGTGAAGGCGGTGGCGATCCGCCTGCCGTACAAGACGGCGCAAGGCATGGCCGAGAAAACCGTCACCGCTTACTTCACGCATCATGGCCCCATCGTGCGCGAACAGGATGGCAAATGGGTGGCGGTGGCGCTGATGAACGAGCCGCTCAAGGCGCTCACGCAATCCTATGTGCGCACCAAGGCGCGCAATTACGCCGCCTTCTATAAGGCGATGGAGCTGCGCACCAACTCGTCCAACAACACCGTGTATGCGGATGCGGACGGCAATATCGCTTACTTCCACGGTAATTTCGTGCCGGTGCGCGACCCGGCCTTCGATTACACCAAGCCGGTCGACGGCAGCAATCCCGCCACCGACTGGAAGGGCCTGCATGCGGTGAAGGACACCATCCAGCTCTTCAATCCGAAGAATGGCTGGATTCAGAATACCAATAACTGGCCGTTCTCGGCGGCCGGCGCCTACAGCCCGCGGCGCCAGGATTATCCGGCCTATATGTCGGTGTACCCGGAAAATGCGCGCGGCATCCACGCCGTGCGCGTGCTGCAAAACCAGCAGGACTTCACGCTCGACAGCCTGATCGCCGCCGCCTACGATAGTCAGTTGACGGCGTTCGAGCCGCTGCTGCCGCAGCTGGTGCGCGCCTATGACGAATCGCCAGCCAGCGATTTGCTGAAAGCCGGCCTGACCGAACAGATTTCCCTGCTGCGCGACTGGAATATGCGCTACAGCCTGAACTCCGTGCCGACCTCGCTCGCCATCTACTGGCTGCAGGAACTGGTCAAGACCCACGGCCCGGCGGCACGCGAGAAGCGCATGCCGGTGCTCGATTACCTAGGCAGCCAGATCACCACCCAGCAGCGCCTGGAAGCGCTGACGCGTGCCTCGGCGCGCCTGGAGTCGGACTTTGGCAGCTGGAAGACGCCTTGGGGCGAGATCAACCGCTTCCAGCGCCTGAACGGCGACATCGTGCAATCCTTCGACGACGACAAGCCCAGCATTCCCGTGCCCTATGCCTCCGGCAACTGGGGCGCGCTGGCCGCCTACGGCCCGCTGACGCCGCCGAAAACGCGCCGCATTTACGGCGAGCGCGGCAACAGCTTCGTGGCGGCGGTCGAGTTCGGTCCACGCATCCGCGCCAAGAGCATCCTGGCGGGCGGCCAGAGCAGCGACCCGGCCTCGCCGCACTTCATGGACCAGGCCGAAATGTATGCGCGCGGCGAGTTCAAGGAAGTGCTGTTCTACCGCGAAGACGTGGAAAAAAATCTGGAGCGCAAGTACCACCCCGGCGAATAA
- a CDS encoding DUF535 family protein — protein sequence MRPITLTIGLEKKSSLSHFAAALKLHTRALAHFRMTRHWLGVLNSDQMLRELAHAQPRLIHKVYRPWLSQRMNRRERLAALVGHYRFILRQGLGALVAEAARGPVQLAAFAGKSGTPYSIELCAIVPMEREGELVLQLRRDGTLVCSVAFSFLNDGPHMQIGVGCIQGPSCGAGLELMREATRELHGLRPKSLLVRLLRHLGHASGCVRMVLVCNKNRTAARTAQRDGKIKACYDSLWLEMGATARADGDYELACSALQPPELEAVPSKKRSEMRKRHDMLALLNADVLARLVPQTP from the coding sequence ATGCGGCCCATCACCCTGACCATCGGTCTGGAGAAGAAATCGTCGCTCTCGCATTTCGCGGCGGCGCTCAAGCTGCATACGCGCGCGCTGGCGCATTTCCGCATGACGCGTCACTGGCTCGGCGTGCTCAACTCCGACCAGATGCTGCGCGAACTGGCGCATGCCCAGCCGCGCCTGATCCACAAGGTCTACCGCCCCTGGCTTAGCCAGCGCATGAACCGGCGCGAGCGTCTGGCGGCCCTGGTCGGCCACTACCGCTTCATCCTGCGCCAGGGATTGGGCGCGCTGGTAGCCGAGGCCGCGCGCGGTCCGGTGCAATTGGCGGCCTTTGCCGGCAAGAGCGGCACGCCATACAGCATCGAACTCTGTGCCATCGTGCCGATGGAACGCGAAGGCGAGCTGGTGCTGCAACTGCGGCGCGACGGGACGCTGGTCTGCTCGGTGGCCTTTTCCTTCCTCAACGATGGTCCGCATATGCAGATCGGCGTCGGCTGTATCCAGGGACCATCCTGCGGCGCCGGCCTGGAACTGATGCGCGAAGCGACCCGCGAACTGCACGGCCTGCGACCCAAGAGTCTGCTGGTGCGCCTGCTGCGCCATCTGGGCCACGCCAGCGGTTGCGTGCGCATGGTCCTGGTCTGCAATAAGAACCGGACGGCGGCGCGCACCGCCCAGCGCGACGGCAAGATCAAGGCTTGCTACGACAGCCTGTGGCTGGAAATGGGCGCTACCGCGCGCGCCGATGGCGATTACGAACTCGCTTGCAGCGCCTTGCAGCCGCCCGAACTGGAAGCCGTGCCTTCCAAAAAACGCTCGGAGATGCGCAAGCGCCACGACATGCTGGCCTTGCTCAATGCCGACGTGCTGGCCCGCCTGGTGCCGCAAACCCCTTAA
- a CDS encoding PEP-CTERM sorting domain-containing protein, with protein MKKLTTHAAAIALAAATVLAAPLTQAATKWVEITAPKTSGFTVGSGKVSYGPTAAASVWVYDGENINPQNAANIESLVEGLFKLPATGKGSLQLVGEKNLANSKSGSFKIGASFDYLAVHYGRGELVFHWDKPLAADTLFTFSGLPRGSSNYRAFSSIAAVPEPATYGMLLGGLGLMALIARRRKQG; from the coding sequence ATGAAGAAACTGACGACGCATGCCGCCGCGATTGCGTTGGCCGCCGCCACCGTGTTGGCCGCCCCGCTAACCCAGGCGGCTACCAAATGGGTTGAGATCACCGCACCGAAGACCAGCGGTTTTACCGTGGGTTCGGGCAAAGTAAGCTATGGTCCTACCGCCGCCGCCTCGGTCTGGGTGTATGACGGCGAGAACATCAATCCGCAAAACGCTGCGAATATCGAATCCCTGGTCGAAGGCCTGTTCAAGCTGCCAGCGACCGGTAAAGGTTCGCTGCAACTGGTGGGCGAGAAAAACCTGGCCAACAGCAAATCCGGCTCGTTCAAAATCGGCGCCAGCTTCGACTACCTGGCCGTGCACTATGGCCGTGGCGAGCTGGTGTTCCACTGGGATAAGCCGCTGGCGGCCGACACCCTGTTCACCTTCAGCGGCCTGCCGCGCGGTTCGAGCAACTACCGCGCCTTCAGCAGCATTGCCGCCGTACCCGAGCCGGCCACCTACGGCATGCTGCTCGGCGGCCTCGGCTTGATGGCCTTGATCGCCCGCCGCCGCAAGCAAGGCTGA
- a CDS encoding DUF72 domain-containing protein — protein MAKISIGISGWRYPPWRGVFYPTKLAQARELEFASRALLSIELNGSFYALQRPASYRAWYEATPPGFVFSHKGNRYLTHIIRLREPREALANIFASGVFELREKLGPFLWQLPPSLRFDADTVEGFLSLLPHDTEQALELARHHSPHMKGRTSLQSDTKRKLLHAMEVRHDSFIDARFIALLRKYKVAMVVADTAGKWPDYEDLCASFMYLRLHGDRELYASGYTDAALERWAQRIRAWSGGGQPDDAKLISGHKAPQRASRDIYCYFDNDIKVRAPFDARRLIQKLGLNEGLADIGGG, from the coding sequence ATGGCGAAAATCTCCATCGGCATTTCGGGATGGCGCTATCCGCCCTGGCGCGGCGTCTTCTATCCCACGAAGCTGGCGCAGGCACGCGAACTGGAATTCGCGTCGCGCGCCCTGCTCTCAATTGAGCTGAACGGTTCCTTCTACGCGCTGCAGCGTCCGGCCAGCTACCGCGCCTGGTATGAAGCCACGCCGCCCGGCTTTGTCTTTAGCCACAAGGGCAACCGCTACTTGACCCACATCATCCGCCTGCGCGAGCCACGCGAAGCACTGGCCAATATCTTCGCCTCCGGCGTATTCGAGCTGCGCGAAAAACTGGGACCATTCCTCTGGCAGCTGCCGCCCAGCCTGCGCTTCGACGCCGATACCGTCGAAGGATTTCTCAGCCTGCTGCCGCATGACACGGAACAGGCGCTGGAGCTGGCGCGCCATCACAGCCCGCATATGAAGGGCCGTACCTCGCTGCAGAGCGATACCAAACGCAAGCTGCTGCATGCCATGGAAGTCCGCCACGACAGTTTCATCGACGCGCGCTTCATCGCGCTGCTACGCAAATATAAAGTGGCGATGGTGGTGGCTGATACGGCAGGCAAATGGCCCGATTATGAAGACCTCTGCGCCAGCTTCATGTACCTGCGCCTGCACGGTGATAGGGAGCTGTACGCCAGCGGCTATACCGATGCGGCGCTGGAGCGCTGGGCGCAGCGCATCCGCGCCTGGAGCGGCGGCGGCCAGCCGGACGATGCGAAACTCATCTCCGGCCACAAGGCGCCACAGCGCGCCAGCCGCGATATCTACTGCTACTTCGACAACGACATCAAGGTGCGCGCCCCCTTCGATGCGCGCCGCCTGATCCAGAAACTCGGACTGAACGAAGGGCTGGCGGATATCGGCGGCGGCTAG
- a CDS encoding voltage-gated chloride channel family protein has translation MKRLPEQLRLLPYLLKWCGLAGIVAALAGSASAFFLMALDAVTARREASPWIIWLLPLAGFAVGWIYLQFGRKVEGGNNLLIDEIHDPKHVVPLRLAPLVLFGTVVSHLFGASVGREGTAVQMGGALADQLTHVFRLRHEDRRILLMAGISAGFASVFGTPLAGAIFGLEVLVIGRMRYDAIFPCMVAAIVADQITLAWGVHHTQYALGAVPAVSAMGVAAVLAAGIVFGVTGMLFARGTHLAASLMKKWVGYAPLRPLLGGLLIAAAVWLLGSQRYIGLGIPAIVEAFQHPVAPWDFAGKFLFTVASLGSGFKGGEVTPLFYIGATLGNALAPLLHQPFALLAAVGFVAVFAGAANTPLACTVMAIELFGPQIGPYAALGCVVAYLFSGHAGIYRSQRLEQLKSAMGEDAPR, from the coding sequence ATGAAGAGGCTTCCTGAGCAGCTGCGGCTGCTTCCTTATTTGTTGAAGTGGTGCGGGCTGGCGGGCATTGTGGCGGCGCTGGCGGGGAGTGCTTCGGCCTTCTTTTTGATGGCGCTGGATGCGGTGACGGCCCGGCGTGAGGCTTCGCCTTGGATTATCTGGCTGCTGCCGCTGGCGGGTTTTGCCGTGGGCTGGATTTATCTGCAGTTCGGACGCAAGGTCGAGGGCGGTAATAATCTGCTGATCGACGAGATCCACGATCCGAAGCATGTGGTGCCGCTGCGTCTGGCGCCGCTGGTCCTGTTCGGGACGGTGGTGTCGCACCTGTTTGGCGCTTCGGTGGGGCGCGAGGGGACGGCAGTGCAGATGGGCGGGGCGCTGGCGGACCAGCTGACCCATGTCTTCCGCCTGCGCCATGAGGACCGGCGCATCCTGCTGATGGCGGGCATCAGCGCGGGTTTCGCCTCGGTTTTCGGTACGCCACTGGCGGGCGCCATCTTCGGCCTGGAGGTGCTGGTGATCGGCCGCATGCGCTACGATGCGATCTTTCCCTGCATGGTGGCGGCCATCGTCGCCGATCAGATTACGCTGGCCTGGGGCGTGCATCATACGCAGTACGCGCTGGGCGCGGTGCCGGCGGTGAGCGCGATGGGCGTGGCGGCCGTTCTGGCGGCAGGCATCGTGTTCGGCGTGACGGGCATGCTGTTCGCGCGCGGCACGCATCTGGCTGCGTCGCTCATGAAGAAGTGGGTGGGGTATGCGCCTTTACGGCCCTTGCTGGGTGGTTTGCTGATCGCAGCGGCGGTTTGGCTGCTTGGCTCTCAGCGCTATATCGGGCTGGGGATTCCTGCCATTGTGGAGGCGTTCCAGCATCCAGTCGCGCCTTGGGATTTTGCCGGCAAGTTCCTGTTCACCGTGGCTTCCCTCGGCAGCGGCTTTAAAGGCGGGGAGGTGACGCCGCTGTTCTATATCGGTGCGACCCTGGGCAATGCGCTGGCGCCCTTGCTGCACCAGCCTTTCGCGCTGCTGGCGGCGGTTGGCTTTGTGGCGGTGTTCGCAGGGGCGGCGAATACGCCTTTGGCTTGCACGGTGATGGCGATCGAGCTGTTTGGCCCGCAAATCGGGCCGTATGCGGCGCTGGGCTGCGTGGTGGCCTACCTCTTCTCGGGACACGCGGGCATTTATCGCTCGCAGCGCCTGGAGCAGCTGAAATCGGCGATGGGTGAGGACGCGCCGCGCTAG
- a CDS encoding multicopper oxidase family protein has protein sequence MTNRRSFLTGAALIGAGMVSRAGAAGLPEAPLQPAAATAVPPPPPTGRPFNPVVTLNGWSLPWRMKDNVKEFHLVAEPVVREIAPGMFANLWGYNGQTPGPTIEVVEGDRVRIFVTNKLPENTSVHWHGQILPNGMDGVSGVTQPAIPPGKTFVYEFVAKHAGTFMYHPHADEMAQMAMGMMGFWVTHPKDPALHAVDRDFVFLLSAYDIEPGSYTPKINTMLDFNLWTFNSRAFPAIDPMVVRKGDRVRIRAGNLTMTNHPIHLHGHTFEVTGTDGGWVKPAARWPEVTTDIAVGQMRAIEFIADNPGDWAFHCHKSHHTMNAMGHDVPTMIGVDHRGVAEKINKLVPGYMVMGEKGGSMGGMQMPIPENTLPMMTGTGQYGEIEMGGMFTLLKVRENQARGDYSDPGWYKHPQGSVAREWTGELPPPSTAPNVPVTKAAAPLSVKRNAPHRH, from the coding sequence ATGACCAACCGCCGATCCTTTCTGACCGGAGCCGCCCTGATTGGCGCGGGCATGGTAAGCCGCGCCGGCGCCGCCGGCCTGCCCGAAGCACCGCTGCAGCCGGCAGCCGCCACCGCCGTTCCGCCGCCGCCACCGACCGGACGTCCCTTCAACCCCGTCGTCACGCTTAATGGCTGGAGCCTGCCGTGGCGCATGAAGGACAACGTCAAGGAATTCCACCTCGTTGCCGAACCCGTGGTGCGCGAAATCGCGCCCGGCATGTTCGCCAATCTGTGGGGCTATAACGGCCAGACGCCCGGCCCGACCATCGAAGTGGTGGAGGGCGACCGCGTGCGCATCTTCGTCACCAACAAGCTGCCCGAGAACACCAGCGTGCACTGGCACGGCCAGATTCTGCCGAATGGCATGGACGGCGTCAGCGGCGTCACCCAGCCCGCTATCCCGCCCGGCAAAACCTTTGTGTACGAATTCGTCGCCAAGCATGCCGGCACCTTCATGTACCATCCGCACGCCGACGAAATGGCGCAGATGGCCATGGGTATGATGGGTTTCTGGGTCACGCACCCCAAAGATCCGGCCCTGCATGCGGTGGACCGCGACTTCGTCTTCCTGCTCAGCGCCTACGACATCGAGCCGGGCAGCTATACGCCCAAGATCAACACCATGCTCGATTTTAATCTGTGGACTTTCAACAGCCGCGCCTTCCCCGCCATCGATCCCATGGTGGTGCGCAAGGGCGACCGCGTCCGCATCCGCGCCGGCAATCTGACGATGACCAACCACCCCATCCATCTGCACGGCCACACGTTCGAAGTGACCGGCACCGATGGCGGCTGGGTGAAGCCGGCGGCGCGCTGGCCCGAAGTGACCACCGACATTGCCGTCGGCCAGATGCGCGCCATCGAATTCATCGCCGACAATCCCGGCGACTGGGCCTTCCACTGCCACAAATCGCACCACACCATGAACGCCATGGGCCACGACGTCCCCACCATGATTGGCGTTGACCACCGCGGCGTCGCCGAAAAGATCAACAAACTGGTCCCCGGCTATATGGTGATGGGCGAAAAGGGCGGCAGCATGGGTGGCATGCAGATGCCCATTCCCGAAAACACACTGCCCATGATGACGGGCACCGGACAATACGGCGAAATCGAAATGGGCGGCATGTTCACCCTGCTGAAAGTGCGCGAGAACCAGGCCCGAGGCGACTACAGCGACCCGGGTTGGTACAAGCATCCCCAAGGCAGCGTTGCCCGCGAATGGACCGGCGAGCTCCCGCCCCCCAGCACCGCCCCGAACGTCCCCGTAACCAAAGCCGCCGCCCCGCTAAGCGTCAAGCGCAACGCCCCCCACCGCCACTAG
- a CDS encoding TolC family protein produces MSALQRLKPRHAGLALLALLLSGCASFSPDGGFGVVSPAVQSRTGAEARLLRNEDDQRALGKLIADKLAQELSADDAVQIALLNNRGLQARYWELGVAEADLVQAGRLQNPGFSFKRSHGGGELEIERTFTFNLVNLITVPLAQRIEGRLFEQTKLAVAEDAIKLAAETRRAYYEAVAAEQGVEYSRQIAAAADASAELAERMRKAGNWSKFDLAREQAFYAEAMAEVARAGKASTASREKLTRLMGLWGADTAFKLPQRLPELPASAAELQDVEQGALRNRLDIQAATLETQHTASTLGLNKATRLINVLELGVVRERKGEERMRGYELTLEIPLFDWGSSRVARAEAVYMQSANRLAETAVQARSEARESYLDYRSSYDVAKHYRDVVIPLRKQLSDETLLRYNGMLLSVFELLADSREQAAAVKSYIEALKDFWIAHANLEAATGTRLNNAPAAAPAPQKDAPAHDHSNHGAHQ; encoded by the coding sequence ATGAGCGCACTGCAAAGACTCAAGCCCCGCCATGCCGGCCTGGCCCTGCTGGCGCTACTGCTCAGCGGCTGCGCCTCGTTCTCGCCGGACGGCGGCTTCGGCGTGGTCTCGCCCGCCGTGCAAAGCCGCACCGGCGCCGAAGCCCGCCTGCTGCGCAATGAAGACGACCAGCGTGCCCTGGGCAAGCTGATTGCCGACAAACTCGCGCAGGAACTGAGCGCCGATGATGCCGTGCAGATCGCACTGCTGAACAACCGTGGACTGCAGGCCCGCTACTGGGAGCTGGGCGTCGCCGAAGCCGATTTGGTGCAGGCAGGGCGCCTGCAGAATCCAGGCTTCAGCTTCAAGCGCAGCCACGGCGGCGGCGAGCTGGAAATCGAACGCACCTTCACCTTCAATCTGGTGAACCTGATCACCGTGCCGCTGGCCCAGCGCATCGAAGGCCGCCTCTTCGAACAGACCAAGCTTGCCGTGGCCGAAGACGCCATCAAGCTGGCCGCCGAAACGCGCCGCGCTTATTATGAAGCGGTGGCTGCGGAGCAGGGCGTGGAATACTCCCGCCAGATCGCCGCGGCGGCCGACGCCAGCGCCGAACTGGCCGAACGCATGCGCAAGGCAGGCAACTGGAGCAAATTCGACCTGGCGCGCGAACAAGCCTTCTACGCCGAAGCCATGGCCGAAGTGGCGCGCGCCGGCAAGGCATCCACCGCCAGCCGCGAAAAGCTGACGCGTTTGATGGGACTCTGGGGCGCTGATACCGCCTTCAAGCTGCCGCAACGCCTGCCCGAGCTGCCCGCATCCGCCGCCGAGCTGCAGGATGTGGAACAGGGCGCCCTGCGCAACCGTCTCGATATCCAGGCCGCCACGCTGGAAACCCAGCATACCGCCAGCACCCTTGGCCTGAACAAGGCTACGCGCCTCATCAACGTGCTGGAACTGGGCGTGGTGCGCGAACGCAAAGGCGAAGAACGCATGCGCGGCTACGAGCTGACGCTGGAAATCCCGTTGTTCGACTGGGGTTCCTCGCGCGTCGCCCGCGCCGAAGCGGTGTATATGCAGTCGGCGAACCGTCTGGCCGAAACGGCGGTGCAGGCGCGCAGCGAAGCGCGCGAGAGCTATCTCGATTACCGCAGCTCCTATGACGTCGCCAAGCATTACCGCGACGTCGTCATCCCGCTGCGCAAGCAGCTGTCGGACGAAACCCTGCTGCGCTACAACGGCATGCTGCTCAGCGTATTCGAGCTGCTGGCCGACTCGCGCGAGCAGGCCGCCGCCGTCAAATCCTATATCGAAGCGCTGAAGGACTTCTGGATCGCCCACGCCAATCTGGAAGCCGCCACCGGCACCCGCTTGAACAACGCCCCCGCCGCCGCGCCGGCCCCGCAGAAGGACGCCCCGGCGCACGACCACTCGAATCACGGAGCACATCAATGA
- a CDS encoding TonB-dependent siderophore receptor: MAKPWPESVVWIALALLPATACADSVQDNLSNMSLEELSNVRITSVSRREERLADAAAAVFVISADDIRRSGAQSLPEALRLAPNLQVSQAYSSGYVISARGFANNDGNKLLVLIDGRSVYTPLFSGVFWDAQDLPLDDIERIEVISGPGGTLWGTNAVNGVINVITKPASATQGGALALGGGTLRADAGARYGGRFGEDGAWRLYAKSFRVKHTETASGDVADDAWHQSQVGFRADWRQARDQFTLQGDAYRGRHGQPKPGNISLTGVNVPLGNVVLGGGNLMARWTRNFDGGGNLSVQAYYDRTERDLPPFFNENLDTVSLQAQYAMAPIGRHAPTFGAEYRRSKDSLENSAIIGFLPADDSKSWTSLYAQDEIALSSVWKLTLGARVERNDYTGNEFLPNARLAWQVADDHLLWAAVSRTVRAPSRLDVEVFFPSKPPFILAGGPGFRSEVARFFELGYRGRLGQDFSYSVNLYRALYDDLHTQELAPSRTSVFFGNGMKGSTRGLEAWASWQVQKDWRLSAAFTALHEHFWLKPGSIDTAASVSRMGHDPRHTATLRSSWQIGDDREFDVALRHVGKLTSPDVPAYRALDMRFGWRIQPTLELSLTGTNLIGPDHGEFTPIETRSVIKRAVYLGLSKRF, encoded by the coding sequence ATGGCAAAACCATGGCCTGAAAGTGTAGTCTGGATCGCGCTGGCGCTTCTTCCCGCCACCGCGTGCGCCGACTCTGTGCAGGACAATCTGAGCAATATGTCGCTCGAAGAGTTGAGCAATGTGCGCATCACCTCCGTCTCGCGGCGCGAAGAAAGGCTGGCCGATGCCGCCGCCGCCGTCTTCGTGATCTCCGCCGACGATATCCGCCGCTCCGGCGCCCAGAGCCTGCCCGAGGCGCTGCGCCTGGCCCCTAATCTGCAAGTCAGTCAAGCCTACAGTTCCGGCTACGTGATCAGCGCGCGTGGCTTCGCCAATAACGACGGCAACAAGCTGCTGGTGCTGATCGATGGCCGTTCGGTCTACACGCCGCTGTTTTCCGGCGTGTTCTGGGATGCCCAGGATCTGCCGCTGGACGATATCGAGCGCATTGAGGTCATCAGCGGGCCGGGCGGCACGCTGTGGGGCACGAATGCCGTGAATGGCGTCATCAATGTGATCACCAAGCCGGCCAGTGCGACCCAGGGCGGCGCGCTGGCGCTGGGCGGCGGCACGTTGCGCGCCGATGCGGGCGCGCGCTACGGCGGGCGCTTCGGCGAGGATGGTGCGTGGCGGTTGTATGCCAAGAGCTTTCGCGTCAAGCATACGGAGACGGCCAGTGGCGACGTGGCGGACGATGCCTGGCACCAGAGCCAGGTCGGCTTCCGCGCCGACTGGCGGCAGGCGCGCGACCAGTTCACGCTGCAGGGCGACGCGTACCGGGGCCGCCATGGCCAGCCGAAGCCGGGCAATATCTCGCTCACCGGCGTCAATGTCCCGCTGGGGAATGTCGTGCTGGGCGGCGGCAACCTGATGGCGCGCTGGACGCGCAATTTCGATGGCGGCGGCAATCTCAGCGTGCAGGCGTATTACGACCGCACCGAGCGCGATCTGCCGCCTTTCTTCAACGAGAACCTGGATACGGTGAGTCTGCAGGCGCAGTACGCGATGGCCCCCATTGGCCGCCACGCGCCGACCTTCGGCGCCGAATACCGCAGATCCAAGGACAGCCTGGAAAACAGCGCCATCATCGGCTTCCTGCCGGCCGACGACAGCAAGAGCTGGACCAGTCTTTACGCCCAGGATGAAATCGCGCTCAGCTCCGTGTGGAAGCTGACCTTGGGCGCGCGTGTTGAACGCAACGACTATACCGGCAATGAATTCCTGCCCAATGCGCGTCTGGCCTGGCAGGTGGCGGACGACCATCTGCTGTGGGCGGCCGTGTCGCGCACGGTGCGCGCGCCATCGCGGCTTGATGTGGAAGTCTTCTTTCCGTCCAAGCCGCCCTTTATCCTGGCCGGCGGACCCGGTTTCCGTTCCGAAGTGGCGCGCTTCTTTGAACTCGGCTATCGCGGCAGGCTAGGGCAGGACTTCAGCTATTCAGTGAACCTCTACCGCGCGCTGTACGACGACCTGCATACCCAGGAACTGGCGCCCAGCCGCACCTCGGTCTTTTTCGGCAACGGCATGAAGGGTTCCACGCGCGGCCTGGAAGCCTGGGCCAGCTGGCAGGTGCAAAAGGATTGGCGCTTGAGCGCCGCCTTCACCGCGCTGCATGAACATTTCTGGCTCAAACCGGGCAGCATCGACACGGCCGCCTCGGTCAGCCGCATGGGACACGATCCGCGCCATACGGCGACGCTGCGCTCCTCATGGCAGATTGGCGACGACCGCGAATTCGATGTCGCGCTGCGCCATGTGGGCAAGCTGACCAGCCCCGACGTGCCGGCTTATCGTGCATTGGATATGCGTTTCGGCTGGCGCATCCAGCCCACGCTGGAGCTGTCGCTGACCGGCACCAATCTGATCGGACCGGATCATGGCGAGTTCACGCCCATCGAAACGCGTTCGGTCATCAAGCGCGCCGTGTATCTCGGTCTGAGCAAGCGTTTTTAA